Proteins encoded together in one Ipomoea triloba cultivar NCNSP0323 chromosome 4, ASM357664v1 window:
- the LOC116015569 gene encoding pentatricopeptide repeat-containing protein At1g08070, chloroplastic-like produces the protein MNPLSKNQSLFSNHLIPLLSTNNPLTLTQLKQIQSQILTNGCLDSSELLTSFIFSCYHSRKPDYAKLVLHSIPRPDPLLWNSMVRISLESQDSKGFLDFYHGLRFYGFFPNKSTASLILRSCAGFGAARLGESFHCQIVKMGFQFDVILQTGLLDFYAKIGDLRSAQRVFGEMPERDVIANNVMVSALSRHGFVDEAKQLFDSMPERNASSWNLLITCYCKAGNVEFARSIFDQNPSKDVVSWNAMIDGYCKSGQLVYAEELFIKLGSARTAVSWNTMIAGYVQCREFLRAINVFREMLAENVQPTAVTMISLLSACAHIGALDMGEWVHAYIKKKRFKVDVVLGNALIDMYCKCGRIEAALDVFHGLHTKNIFCWNSIIVGLGMYGYGNEAIEAFNSMQMEGIKPDGVTFLGLLCACSHSGLISEGRSYFSQMKSFYGIEPGIEHYGSLVDLLGRSGLLQEALELIRTMPLKPNVVVWGSLLRACHVHKDTKLGEQVTQHLLNLDPHDGANYVFLSNLYASLNRWSDVDMCRKLMNERGVSKTPGCSSIEVENILHEFVAGDTSHPQFPEINAFLDKIAKDLQANGYEPDTSSVLHDIEDEEKESIVRYHSERIAVAFGLMNTPPGKIIRIVKNLRTCNDCHSAMKFISKVYKREIVVRDRNRFHHFRDGHCSCKDYW, from the coding sequence ATGAATCCGTTGTCAAAGAATCAATCTTTATTCTCTAATCATCTGATTCCCTTATTGTCTACCAACAATCCTCTCACACTCACACAGTTAAAGCAAATCCAATCACAAATCCTCACCAATGGATGCCTCGATTCTTCCGAGCTTCTCACCAGTTTCATCTTTTCATGTTATCACTCTCGAAAACCAGATTACGCGAAGCTCGTTTTGCATAGTATTCCGAGACCCGACCCATTGTTATGGAATTCGATGGTTCGAATTTCACTTGAATCCCAGGACTCCAAAGGCTTCTTGGATTTCTATCATGGGCTGAGGTTTTATGGTTTCTTCCCTAATAAAAGTACCGCTTCTTTGATTTTACGTTCATGTGCTGGTTTTGGGGCGGCCCGGTTAGGGGAATCGTTTCACTGTCAGATAGTGAAGATGGGTTTTCAATTTGATGTGATTCTGCAGACTGGGTTGCTCGATTTTTACGCCAAGATTGGGGATTTAAGGTCTGCTCAGAGGGTGTTTGGTGAAATGCCTGAGAGAGATGTCATTGCAAATAATGTTATGGTTTCGGCCTTGAGTAGGCATGGGTTTGTTGATGAGGCAAAGCAGCTGTTTGATAGTATGCCTGAGAGGAATGCTTCGTCGTGGAATTTGTTGATCACTTGTTACTGCAAAGCTGGTAATGTGGAATTTGCTCGCTCTATCTTTGATCAGAATCCATCAAAAGATGTGGTTTCGTGGAATGCTATGATAGATGGATATTGTAAGTCAGGGCAGTTGGTTTATGCCGAGGAATTGTTTATAAAGTTGGGTTCCGCTAGAACTGCTGTGAGTTGGAATACAATGATTGCTGGGTATGTTCAGTGTAGGGAGTTTTTGAGAGCGATAAATGTGTTTCGGGAAATGCTAGCTGAGAATGTGCAACCAACTGCAGTGACAATGATCAGCTTGCTGTCTGCGTGTGCTCATATTGGAGCTTTAGATATGGGTGAATGGGTTCATGCCTACATTAAAAAGAAGAGGTTTAAGGTTGATGTTGTTTTAGGCAATGCCCTCATAGACATGTATTGCAAATGTGGAAGGATAGAAGCAGCTCTTGATGTTTTTCATGGCCTCCATACGAAGAATATATTTTGTTGGAATTCCATCATTGTGGGTCTAGGAATGTATGGCTATGGTAATGAAGCTATAGAGGCCTTTAACTCAATGCAAATGGAAGGTATAAAACCTGATGGGGTTACCTTTCTGGGACTTTTATGTGCTTGTAGCCATTCAGGTTTGATTTCCGAAGGCAGAAGTTATTTCTCTCAAATGAAGAGTTTTTATGGCATTGAACCTGGAATTGAACATTACGGATCGTTGGTTGACCTTTTGGGTCGATCAGGGCTTCTTCAAGAAGCACTGGAACTCATAAGGACCATGCCTCTGAAGCCAAATGTCGTTGTTTGGGGAAGCTTGCTCCGGGCATGTCACGTTCACAAGGATACCAAACTAGGCGAACAGGTTACTCAGCATCTTTTGAACTTGGATCCACATGATGGAGCAAACTATGTGTTCTTGTCCAATCTTTATGCCTCTCTAAACCGATGGAGTGATGTTGATATGTGCCGGAAGTTAATGAATGAGAGGGGAGTTTCCAAAACGCCTGGATGCAGTTCAATTGAAGTGGAAAATATACTACATGAATTTGTTGCTGGTGACACTTCACATCCTCAGTTCCCTGAAATTAATGCATTCCTGGATAAGATTGCCAAGGATCTGCAGGCTAATGGTTATGAACCCGATACATCTTCGGTGCTGCATGACATTGAGGATGAAGAGAAGGAGAGTATAGTTAGATACCACAGCGAGAGAATTGCTGTTGCTTTTGGTCTGATGAACACGCCACCTGGAAAAATAATCCGGATTGTTAAGAACCTAAGAACGTGTAATGATTGTCATTCAGCCATGAAGTTTATTTCAAAAGTATACAAGAGAGAGATAGTCGTGAGAGATAGGAATAGGTTTCATCACTTCAGGGACGGGCATTGCTCTTGCAAGGACTATTGGTGA
- the LOC116015571 gene encoding putative protein TPRXL codes for MMAIPGSEGSDLPVRSSEMKWEEKNGVDPRCHSKDLSRNNSFEVYYGGAPVGVPFRWESCPGTPRVKSRETRLPPLTPPPSFMSSPARKDAAKKQRKVNLLHGLLPKLTVKKSHLQLQSLPASSSPSSSSSSSSSSSSSPWSRSSHSAPGSPSARFPNTRPSPDSRADDDNDGNYESSVSSPCFCIGRTPKARSRGLSSNMLKLLFREYA; via the coding sequence ATGATGGCAATTCCGGGCAGTGAAGGGTCAGATCTTCCAGTCAGATCAAGCGAGATGAAGTGGGAAGAGAAGAATGGGGTTGATCCAAGGTGTCATTCCAAAGATTTGTCGAGGAACAACTCGTTTGAAGTCTACTATGGAGGTGCACCAGTTGGTGTTCCTTTCAGGTGGGAATCTTGCCCGGGGACACCGAGAGTCAAGTCTAGGGAAACTCGGCTTCCTCCCCTCACGCCTCCGCCTTCGTTCATGTCAAGTCCTGCAAGGAAAGACGCTGCGAAAAAGCAAAGAAAGGTTAACCTTTTACACGGCCTTCTCCCCAAACTCACTGTCAAGAAAAGCCATCTGCAGCTCCAGTCACTGCCAGCTTCATCATCGCCATCGTCTtcctcttcatcatcatcatcatcatcatcatctccctGGTCTCGTTCATCACATTCAGCTCCGGGCTCACCTTCTGCTAGATTTCCCAACACGAGGCCATCACCCGATTCAAGGGCAGATGATGACAATGATGGTAACTATGAGTCGTCTGTTTCAAGTCCATGTTTCTGCATTGGTCGAACCCCAAAAGCTAGATCCCGCGGATTGTCATCAAATATGCTCAAGCTTTTGTTCAGAGAATATGCATGA